The proteins below are encoded in one region of Sphingobium yanoikuyae:
- a CDS encoding LacI family DNA-binding transcriptional regulator, whose product MAANDKVTSFDIATLAGVSQPTVSRALRGDKTVSEATRLRVEAIARQLNYTVDKNASSLRRGKSNTLALLFFEDLLPDESWINPFFLSMLGPILQTCAKRGYDLLTSFQQLSTDWHVDYEDSRKADGIILLGYGDYEIYRTRLEQLVAQGTHFVRWGSVDQHALGMTIGCDNRRGGRDAGAHLIARGCSRIAFLGDASSHYPEFRDRYAGLSDVLREAGHAVDPGLHVDALSTEQSGYEAASRLIARGVTFDAIFAGSDLIAIGAMRALDEHGLSVPGDVALIGFDDIPAASLTRQPLTTVAQDYLHAGEVLVDALIGQIDRKPVTPTLLAPRLITRMTA is encoded by the coding sequence ATGGCCGCCAACGACAAAGTGACATCCTTCGACATCGCCACGCTGGCCGGCGTGTCCCAGCCGACCGTGTCGCGCGCGCTGCGCGGCGACAAGACGGTGAGCGAGGCGACGCGGCTGCGGGTCGAGGCGATCGCCCGGCAGCTCAACTATACGGTGGACAAGAATGCATCCTCGCTGCGGCGGGGCAAGAGCAATACGCTGGCGCTTTTGTTCTTCGAGGATCTGCTGCCCGACGAAAGCTGGATCAATCCCTTCTTCCTGTCGATGCTGGGGCCGATCCTGCAGACCTGCGCCAAGCGCGGCTATGATTTGCTGACCAGTTTCCAGCAGCTGTCGACCGACTGGCATGTCGATTATGAGGATAGCCGCAAGGCCGACGGCATCATCCTGCTGGGCTATGGCGACTATGAAATCTATCGCACCCGGCTGGAGCAGCTGGTGGCGCAGGGCACGCATTTCGTGCGCTGGGGGTCGGTCGACCAGCATGCGCTGGGGATGACGATCGGCTGCGACAATCGGCGCGGCGGGCGCGACGCGGGCGCCCATCTGATCGCGCGCGGATGCAGCCGGATCGCCTTTCTGGGTGACGCCTCGAGCCATTATCCCGAATTTCGCGACCGCTATGCCGGCCTGTCCGACGTGCTGCGCGAGGCCGGCCATGCGGTCGACCCCGGCCTGCATGTCGACGCGCTGTCGACCGAGCAGTCGGGTTATGAGGCGGCGAGCCGCCTGATCGCGCGCGGCGTGACGTTCGACGCGATCTTTGCCGGGTCCGACCTGATCGCGATCGGCGCGATGCGGGCGCTGGACGAACATGGGCTGTCGGTGCCCGGCGACGTCGCCCTGATCGGCTTCGACGATATCCCGGCCGCCAGCCTGACACGGCAGCCGCTGACCACCGTGGCGCAGGATTATCTGCACGCGGGCGAAGTGCTGGTCGACGCGCTGATCGGCCAGATCGACCGCAAGCCGGTCACGCCGACCTTGCTGGCGCCCCGGCTGATCACGCGGATGACGGCTTAG
- a CDS encoding endonuclease domain-containing protein encodes MRRVPEHLTANARALRNGQTDAERMIRLRISRYRPRFTRQLVIGPYIVDLACRSAKLAIEFDGSQHLDAQAYDERRSLFLREQGWTVLRFWNGDVIENPDGVVEAILNRAAECLGGTHPQPLPGREGRRKT; translated from the coding sequence ATGCGCCGCGTTCCTGAACATCTGACGGCCAATGCCCGCGCGCTGCGCAACGGCCAGACCGATGCGGAGCGGATGATCCGGTTGCGCATATCCCGCTATCGCCCGCGCTTCACGAGGCAGTTGGTCATCGGCCCCTATATTGTCGATCTGGCATGCCGTTCGGCGAAACTGGCGATCGAGTTCGACGGGAGCCAGCATCTGGATGCGCAGGCCTATGACGAACGTCGCTCCCTGTTTCTAAGGGAACAGGGCTGGACGGTGTTGCGCTTCTGGAATGGCGACGTGATCGAGAATCCGGATGGTGTGGTGGAGGCTATCTTGAACAGGGCCGCCGAGTGCCTCGGCGGCACCCACCCCCAACCCCTCCCTGGAAGGGAGGGGAGACGAAAGACTTGA
- a CDS encoding TonB-dependent receptor → MHQFRHTVLRAALLAGASFSFAAVAHAQTDAETATPAAPAAGESEGIVVTGIRASLASAAKVKRDSVLIVDSISAEDVGKLPDVSIADSLARLPGVTAQRLEGRDQRLSIRGLGPDFSTTLLNGREQVTVGDNRGVEYDQYPSEFFQNVNVYKSADAALIAAGISGTVDLRMLRPLDKNDRILAVSLRGQMNGMDKLNPDGERYGYRASATYVDQFADDTLGLSLGFAASQTPSQNERFNAWGYPTDADGNLIIGGAKPYVQSNLLKRYGMVGTLEWQPSDNFHSTFDVLASHFEEEQRLRGIEFPLVWGTDVGVSDVTVENGFVTGATFSNVYGVQRNDYNKRKADTISLGWNNDIRLNDRLKLNVDASWSRAKRTDFLLETYSGTGYLRSGVSDTVRVERQSNGLFSIVPTLDYTDTNVISLTDPNGWGYNGTTAVVQAGFLNRPKFIDDMKSFRANLVGDISGSIFSNWEVGGNYSRRKKTSAYTSYFLCPTGGTDCTIANGTPGSAPVPQEALLGKNVSLDYLGVPAMLTLDPLYLYNNTLDAVFDNRPSSLVRDNVVKEDVFTGYAKMTLDGDLGGKPLKGAIGVQVIHTRQASTGTISNFSNGVVTVVPASGRESFTNFLPSAQFSVELEPGFFVKMGAAQTMVRPRMDQERINQEYNFNLANVGLGSDPQYSPFSSNGGNIALRPYQSTNIDLSIEKYFPGGGYVSLAGYFKNLTDFVDPNNNIAYDFSDVLASLPADIRNQIIADGSYIGLLKAPANTGKGTIMGAEGTVSLPFKVFSETLDGFGIFASGSYTHSEVKYGSNPTDVVTLPGLSKWVASGTAYYEKSGFQARVSYRYRSSFLGEVAGLSAAPTFRTAKAEGILDAQIGYEFQSGPLTGLSILLQGKNLTDQPFVTYQNGDKRQVIDYQRYGRDYYLGLTYKF, encoded by the coding sequence ATGCATCAATTCCGTCATACCGTCCTGCGCGCTGCGCTGCTGGCAGGGGCTTCCTTCTCGTTCGCCGCGGTCGCCCATGCGCAGACCGACGCCGAAACCGCGACGCCCGCCGCACCCGCCGCCGGCGAATCCGAAGGCATCGTCGTCACCGGCATCCGCGCCTCGCTCGCCTCCGCCGCCAAGGTGAAGCGCGATTCCGTGCTGATCGTCGATTCCATCTCGGCCGAAGATGTCGGCAAGCTGCCCGACGTGTCGATCGCGGACTCGCTCGCCCGCCTGCCCGGCGTCACCGCCCAGCGCCTCGAAGGCCGCGACCAGCGCCTGTCGATCCGCGGCCTTGGCCCGGACTTCTCGACCACCCTGCTCAATGGCCGCGAACAGGTCACCGTCGGCGACAATCGCGGCGTCGAATATGATCAGTATCCCTCGGAATTCTTCCAGAACGTCAATGTCTACAAGAGCGCCGACGCCGCGCTGATCGCCGCCGGCATCTCCGGTACGGTCGACCTGCGCATGCTGCGTCCGCTCGACAAGAATGACCGCATCCTCGCCGTGTCGCTGCGCGGCCAGATGAATGGCATGGACAAGCTCAATCCCGATGGCGAACGCTATGGCTATCGCGCCTCGGCCACCTATGTCGATCAGTTTGCCGACGACACGCTGGGCCTGTCGCTGGGCTTCGCCGCCTCGCAGACCCCGTCGCAGAATGAGCGTTTCAACGCCTGGGGTTATCCCACCGATGCCGACGGCAATCTGATCATCGGCGGCGCCAAGCCCTATGTGCAGTCGAACCTGCTCAAGCGCTATGGCATGGTCGGCACGCTGGAATGGCAGCCGAGCGACAATTTCCACTCGACCTTCGACGTGCTCGCCTCGCATTTCGAGGAAGAACAGCGCCTGCGCGGCATCGAATTCCCGCTCGTCTGGGGCACGGACGTCGGCGTCAGCGACGTGACCGTCGAAAATGGCTTCGTCACCGGCGCCACCTTCTCCAACGTCTATGGCGTCCAGCGCAACGACTATAACAAGCGCAAGGCCGACACCATTTCGCTCGGCTGGAACAACGACATCCGCCTGAACGATCGACTCAAGCTCAATGTCGATGCCAGCTGGTCGCGCGCCAAGCGCACCGACTTCCTGCTCGAAACCTATTCGGGCACCGGCTATCTGCGGTCGGGCGTGTCCGACACGGTGCGCGTCGAGCGCCAGTCGAACGGCCTGTTCAGCATCGTGCCGACGCTCGACTATACCGACACCAACGTCATCAGCCTGACCGACCCCAATGGCTGGGGCTATAACGGCACCACCGCCGTCGTGCAGGCGGGCTTCCTCAACCGGCCCAAGTTCATCGACGACATGAAGTCGTTCCGCGCCAACCTGGTCGGCGACATTTCGGGCAGCATCTTCAGCAATTGGGAAGTCGGCGGCAATTACAGCCGGCGCAAGAAGACCAGCGCCTATACCAGCTATTTCCTCTGCCCCACCGGCGGCACGGATTGCACCATCGCCAACGGCACGCCCGGCTCGGCCCCGGTGCCGCAGGAGGCACTGCTCGGCAAGAATGTCTCGCTCGACTATCTGGGCGTGCCGGCGATGCTGACGCTCGATCCGCTCTATCTCTACAACAACACGCTCGACGCCGTGTTCGACAATCGCCCCTCGTCGCTGGTGCGCGACAATGTCGTGAAGGAAGATGTCTTCACCGGCTATGCCAAGATGACGCTGGACGGCGATCTGGGCGGCAAGCCGCTCAAGGGCGCGATCGGCGTGCAGGTGATCCACACCCGCCAGGCGTCGACCGGCACCATCTCCAACTTCTCCAACGGCGTCGTCACCGTCGTCCCGGCCTCGGGCAGGGAAAGTTTCACCAATTTCCTGCCCAGCGCGCAGTTCTCGGTCGAGCTGGAACCCGGCTTCTTTGTGAAGATGGGCGCGGCTCAGACCATGGTGCGTCCGCGCATGGACCAGGAACGGATCAACCAGGAATATAATTTCAACCTGGCCAATGTCGGCCTCGGCTCCGACCCGCAGTACAGCCCGTTCAGCTCGAACGGCGGCAACATCGCGCTGCGTCCCTATCAGTCGACCAATATCGACCTGTCGATCGAGAAATATTTTCCGGGCGGCGGCTATGTCTCGCTCGCGGGCTATTTCAAGAATCTGACCGACTTCGTCGATCCCAACAACAATATCGCCTATGATTTCTCGGACGTGCTGGCCTCGCTGCCTGCCGACATCCGCAACCAGATCATCGCCGACGGCAGCTATATCGGCCTGCTGAAGGCCCCGGCCAACACCGGCAAGGGCACGATCATGGGTGCGGAAGGCACCGTCTCGCTGCCGTTCAAGGTGTTCAGCGAAACGCTTGATGGCTTCGGCATCTTCGCCAGCGGTTCCTACACCCACAGCGAAGTCAAATATGGCAGCAACCCGACCGATGTCGTCACCCTGCCGGGCCTGTCCAAATGGGTCGCCAGCGGCACCGCTTATTATGAAAAGAGCGGTTTCCAGGCGCGCGTCTCCTATCGCTATCGCTCCTCCTTCCTGGGCGAAGTCGCCGGCCTCTCGGCCGCGCCGACCTTCCGCACCGCCAAGGCAGAGGGCATTCTCGACGCGCAGATCGGCTATGAATTCCAGTCGGGGCCGCTCACCGGCCTGTCGATCCTGCTCCAGGGCAAGAACCTCACCGACCAGCCCTTCGTCACCTATCAGAATGGCGATAAGCGCCAGGTCATCGACTATCAGCGCTACGGCCGCGATTATTATCTGGGCCTGACCTATAAGTTCTGA
- a CDS encoding alpha-amylase family glycosyl hydrolase translates to MRGRTAMLLAALCALPAPAMAQDDGFRARLPEDEVIYFVLPDRFDNADPANDKGGLKGDRLQTGYDPASKGFYHGGDIQGLIRRLDYIQGLGATAIWVGPIFRNKPVQGPKGQESAGYHGYWITDFEHVDPHFGTDADFAALVKAAHGRGMKVYMDIIANHTADVIQYRECADSLCTYRSRADYPYQRRGGVAGAAINPGFTGDADHSDANFAKLTDPAYAYTPFVPKGEQAVKNPAWLNDVRYYHNRGETTYSGESATMGDFAGLDDLMTEHPRVIAGMIDIFGGWIDRFGIDGFRIDTARHVDPHFWQQFVPAMQARAKARGIPNFHVFGEVYVETVDAGPLAWHTREGGFPAVLDFAFRQAALETVAGKAATATWERMLTGDALYQGGAATARQLPTFVSNHDAGRFATFVRRAFPQAGEDEVLRRVMLANAMLLTLRGVPTIYYGDEQGFVGDGGDQDAREDMFGSQVASYNDNRLLGSTATTATARFDPAHPLYREIAALARLRTGHAALRRGSETIRARGDEPGLFAVSRFDPDTGAEYLIAFNTSTAPIRAQVQVDTASTAFDTLAGAACAPRASAPGSLALDLPPLGYSVCAVRSANPQ, encoded by the coding sequence ATGCGCGGACGAACGGCAATGCTGCTGGCTGCGCTCTGCGCGCTTCCCGCTCCGGCGATGGCACAGGATGACGGCTTTCGCGCCCGCCTGCCCGAAGATGAAGTCATTTATTTCGTCCTGCCCGACCGGTTCGACAATGCCGACCCCGCCAATGACAAGGGCGGCCTCAAGGGCGACCGGCTCCAGACCGGCTATGATCCCGCGTCCAAGGGCTTCTACCATGGCGGCGACATCCAGGGGCTGATCCGCCGGCTCGACTATATTCAGGGGCTGGGCGCCACCGCCATCTGGGTCGGCCCGATCTTCCGCAACAAGCCGGTGCAGGGCCCCAAGGGCCAGGAAAGCGCCGGCTATCACGGCTACTGGATCACCGATTTCGAGCATGTCGATCCGCATTTCGGCACCGACGCGGATTTCGCTGCGCTGGTGAAGGCCGCCCATGGCCGGGGGATGAAAGTCTATATGGACATCATCGCCAACCATACGGCTGACGTGATCCAATATCGCGAATGCGCCGACAGCCTCTGCACCTATCGGTCGCGCGCGGACTATCCCTATCAGCGGCGCGGCGGCGTGGCCGGCGCGGCGATCAATCCCGGCTTCACCGGCGATGCCGATCACAGCGACGCCAATTTCGCGAAACTTACCGATCCCGCCTACGCCTACACCCCCTTCGTGCCCAAGGGCGAGCAGGCGGTGAAGAACCCGGCCTGGCTCAACGATGTGCGCTATTATCATAATCGCGGCGAGACGACCTATTCGGGCGAGAGCGCGACCATGGGTGATTTTGCCGGGCTCGACGACCTGATGACCGAACATCCGCGCGTGATCGCCGGCATGATCGACATTTTCGGCGGCTGGATCGACCGCTTCGGCATTGACGGCTTCCGCATCGACACCGCCCGGCATGTCGATCCGCATTTCTGGCAGCAGTTCGTCCCCGCCATGCAGGCGCGGGCCAAGGCGCGTGGCATCCCCAATTTCCATGTCTTTGGCGAAGTCTATGTCGAGACGGTCGATGCCGGCCCGCTCGCCTGGCACACCCGCGAAGGTGGCTTCCCCGCCGTGCTCGACTTCGCCTTTCGCCAGGCCGCACTGGAAACCGTCGCGGGCAAGGCGGCGACCGCCACTTGGGAACGCATGCTGACCGGCGACGCCCTCTATCAGGGGGGCGCTGCCACCGCGCGCCAGTTGCCGACCTTCGTCAGCAATCATGACGCCGGCCGTTTCGCCACCTTCGTCCGCCGCGCCTTCCCGCAGGCCGGCGAGGATGAGGTGCTGCGCCGGGTGATGCTCGCCAACGCCATGCTGCTGACGCTGCGCGGCGTGCCGACCATCTATTATGGTGATGAACAGGGTTTTGTCGGCGATGGCGGCGATCAGGACGCGCGCGAGGATATGTTCGGCAGCCAGGTGGCGAGCTATAACGATAATCGCCTGCTCGGCAGCACTGCCACCACCGCCACCGCGCGCTTCGACCCCGCCCATCCGCTCTATCGCGAGATTGCGGCGCTCGCCCGCCTGCGCACCGGCCATGCCGCGCTGCGCCGGGGCAGCGAGACGATCCGGGCGCGCGGCGACGAGCCGGGCCTGTTCGCTGTCTCCCGCTTCGATCCCGACACGGGCGCTGAATATCTGATCGCCTTCAACACATCGACCGCGCCGATCAGGGCGCAGGTCCAGGTGGATACCGCCTCCACCGCCTTCGATACCCTTGCCGGCGCGGCCTGTGCCCCGCGCGCGTCCGCGCCCGGCAGCCTCGCCCTCGACCTTCCTCCCCTTGGCTACAGCGTCTGCGCTGTACGGAGCGCTAATCCGCAATGA
- a CDS encoding alpha-amylase family glycosyl hydrolase, which yields MTDALTPWWRGATIYQIYPRSFADSNGDGIGDLAGITAHLPYVASLGVDAIWLSPFFKSPMRDFGYDVSDYCDVDPIFGTLADFDALIARAHDLGLRIIVDQVWAHTSDEHPWFIESRSSRQNDHADWYVWADAKPDGTPPNNWQSVFGGPAWTWDARRGQYYMHNFLKEQPQINLHNGKVQAAVLDIVRFWLDRGVDGFRIDAINHSMPDPQLRDNPPAPEDGRIRTRPYDFQIKRYSQSHPDIPLFLEKVRSVFDEYPDRFTVAEVGGDDSDAEMKAFTQGDHRLNTAYGFDFLYAPKLTAPFLKDALSRWPAEQGIGWPSWAFENHDAPRAVSRWAGDIDAHAYCRMKMLLLACLRGNIFLYYGEELGLPQVDIAFEDLQDPEAIANWPLTLSRDGARTPMPWTGAAPWLGFSDARPWLPVGEAHRPLAVDAQEADPASLLHWTREVLALRNATPALRSGTITFLDTPDDLLAFERMQDGQQRLCVFNLGTSPVAWRPADADRWQVELSTGRIADWNFAPASGLVAAFQV from the coding sequence ATGACCGACGCACTGACTCCCTGGTGGCGCGGCGCCACCATCTACCAGATCTACCCGCGCAGCTTCGCCGACTCCAATGGCGACGGCATCGGCGATCTGGCCGGCATCACCGCCCATCTTCCCTATGTCGCCTCGCTCGGCGTCGACGCCATCTGGCTCTCGCCCTTCTTCAAGAGCCCGATGCGCGACTTCGGCTATGACGTGTCCGATTATTGCGATGTCGATCCGATCTTCGGCACGCTCGCCGATTTCGACGCGCTGATCGCCCGCGCCCATGATCTGGGCCTGCGCATCATCGTCGATCAGGTCTGGGCCCATACCTCCGACGAACATCCCTGGTTCATCGAAAGCCGCTCCAGCCGCCAGAACGACCATGCCGACTGGTATGTCTGGGCCGATGCCAAGCCCGACGGCACGCCGCCCAACAACTGGCAGTCGGTATTTGGCGGCCCGGCCTGGACCTGGGACGCGCGCCGCGGCCAGTACTATATGCACAATTTCCTGAAGGAGCAGCCGCAGATCAACCTGCACAATGGAAAGGTGCAGGCGGCGGTGCTGGATATCGTGCGCTTCTGGCTCGACCGCGGCGTCGACGGCTTCCGCATCGATGCGATCAACCATTCGATGCCCGACCCGCAACTGCGCGACAATCCGCCCGCGCCCGAAGACGGCCGTATCCGCACGCGTCCCTATGATTTCCAGATCAAGCGCTACAGCCAGAGCCACCCGGACATTCCGCTGTTCCTGGAAAAGGTGCGGTCGGTGTTCGACGAATATCCCGATCGCTTCACCGTCGCCGAAGTCGGCGGGGATGACAGCGATGCGGAGATGAAGGCCTTCACCCAGGGCGATCATCGCCTCAACACCGCCTATGGCTTCGACTTCCTCTACGCCCCCAAATTGACCGCGCCGTTCCTGAAAGACGCGCTGTCGCGCTGGCCGGCGGAGCAGGGGATTGGCTGGCCCAGCTGGGCGTTCGAGAATCATGATGCGCCGCGCGCCGTCTCGCGCTGGGCCGGCGACATCGACGCCCATGCCTATTGCCGGATGAAGATGCTGCTGCTCGCCTGCCTGCGCGGCAATATCTTCCTCTATTATGGCGAGGAACTGGGCCTGCCGCAGGTCGATATCGCGTTCGAGGATCTACAGGATCCCGAAGCGATCGCCAACTGGCCGCTGACCCTGTCGCGCGACGGCGCCCGCACGCCCATGCCCTGGACCGGCGCGGCCCCGTGGCTCGGCTTCTCCGATGCTAGGCCCTGGCTGCCGGTGGGGGAGGCGCATCGCCCGCTCGCCGTCGATGCGCAGGAAGCCGACCCCGCCTCACTGCTCCACTGGACGCGCGAGGTGCTGGCCCTGCGCAACGCCACCCCGGCGCTGCGCAGCGGCACGATCACCTTTCTCGATACGCCGGACGATCTGCTCGCTTTCGAACGGATGCAGGACGGGCAGCAGCGCCTCTGCGTCTTCAACCTCGGCACCAGCCCCGTCGCCTGGCGCCCGGCCGATGCGGACCGCTGGCAGGTCGAACTGTCGACCGGCCGCATCGCCGACTGGAATTTCGCCCCCGCATCCGGCCTCGTCGCCGCCTTCCAAGTTTAA